In the Ctenopharyngodon idella isolate HZGC_01 chromosome 4, HZGC01, whole genome shotgun sequence genome, one interval contains:
- the LOC127510393 gene encoding uncharacterized protein LOC127510393 isoform X1, with protein sequence MRRALSDWYTGIHRAPSEAAYEEIYHRRNHFTHTGESLISEELHSRCEDDLLLSERRNALTSGYYEEIIIDGPKSDHETDDTPEGYDDVITTGQTNEGDQEEYDDVWNITEDLRNLLDRANDITLGYYDDVITDGLKPECETEDTPGSYDDVITSEQNSVDTPENYDDVIINGQDTEAITEGDQEEYDDVKNSSEDERNLLGQFLLEESHLGEAAVMAQKAAELDICSGG encoded by the exons ATGAGGAGAG CTCTCTCTGACTGGTACACAGGAATACACAGGGCTCCAAGTGAAGCAGCTTATGAGGAAATTTATCACAGACGCAATCATTTCACTCATACAG GAGAGAGTCTCATCTCTGAAGAACTGCATTCTAGGTGTGAAGATGATTTGCTTCTCTCAG AAAGGCGGAATGCATTAACATCAGGATACTATGAGGAAATCATCATTGATGGACCAAAATCAGATCACGAGACAG ATGACACACCAGAgggctatgatgacgtcattacCACTGGACAGACCAATG AGGGAGATCAGGAGGAGTATGATGATGTGTGGAATATCACTGAAGATTTGAGAAACCTGTTAG ACAGGGCGAATGACATCACACTGGGTtactatgatgatgtcatcactgaTGGACTGAAACCAGAATGTGAAACAG AAGACACACCTGGGagctatgatgatgtcatcaccagTGAACAGAACTCTG tggaCACACCAGAGAattatgatgatgtcatcattaATGGACAGGACACTGAAGCTATAACGG AGGGAGATCAGGAGGAGTATGATGATGTGAAGAACAGCAGTGAAGATGAGAGAAACCTGTTGG gtcaGTTTCTGTTGGAAGAGTCTCATCTGGGAGAGGCAGCAGTAATGGCTCAGAAAGCTGCAGAGCTGGACATATgctcag GGGGCTGA
- the LOC127510388 gene encoding deleted in malignant brain tumors 1 protein-like isoform X1, protein MAKKIHVSVRLVGGHSRCSGRVEVLHRGQWGTVCDDFWDLKDAAVVCRELNCGEPVDALGDAHFGQGSGPVWMSYVMCTGSESTLKNCGGLGWDKRNCDHTKDAGVICSEVRLVGGSRCSGRLEILDDQTWVSVCAAAFDQQDAEVVCRELDCGAPVQVLGEDAFGKGDAQMWTQEIQCRGNESQIHLCSTSPSHQNNCSCEHNIALLCTDKRNVKLVNGTSRCSGRVEVLLRGQWGTVCGVGWDLADAAVVCRELDCGEPVDALGDAHFGLGSGPILIKNPMCNGLESTLKTCGSMQSSIHDDECLDKSAQVICSEVRLVGGSRCSGRLEILHNQTWMSVSAAAFDQQDAEVVCRELDCGAPVQVLGEDAFGKGDAQMWTHEIQCRGNESQIHLCPKSPSHKHNRSHYNDVGLMCADNMRVRLVGGNSPCAGRVEIHHRGHWGTVCHEDWDMTEAAVVCRELDCGEPVDAVGDAYFGQGSGPIWTRLMLCTGSESTLKYCASIQWGFYDCDHSKDAGVFCSGVRLVGDSRCSGRVEVFHGNTWNSVCAAAFDQQDAEVVCRELDCGAPVQVLGEDAFGKGDAQMWTQEIQCRGNESRIHLCPTAPSHKHNCSHDNYQGLLCAGEKNVRLVGGNSRCAGTVEIHHRGQWGTVCHDFWDSADAAVVCRELDCGEPVDALSDAHFGPGSGPIWVNTILCAGSESTVKNCGSSGWSIHVCTHSLDAGVICSGHKPSRLVSGSHLCSGRLEILDDQTWVSVCAAAFDQQDAEVVCRELDCGAPVQVLGEDAFGKGDAQMWTQEIQCRGNESQISFCSISPSQKHNCTSDNTVGLICSVYTEGKLMNGSDSCSGRVELQFLSKWGTVCDACWDMRAASVLCRQLNCGIAVSVVGSDWFGEGSGEIWADVFDCDGNETKLSECSISSWSRAERSHRRDVGVICSGKLV, encoded by the exons ATGgcaaaaaaaa TCCATGTGTCTGTGAGGTTGGTTGGTGGTCACAGTCGCTGTTCTGGTAGAGTGGAGGTTCTTCATAGAGGtcagtggggaacagtgtgtgatgatTTCTGGGACCTTAAagatgctgcagtggtgtgtagagagctgaACTGTGGAGAACCTGTAGATGCTCTGGGTGATGCTCATTTTGGACAAGGATCAGGACCAGTCTGGATGAGTTATGTCATGTGTACTGGATCGGAATCTACACTGAAGAACTGTGGGGGATTGGGATGGGATAAACGCAACTGTGATCATACTAAAGATGCTGGGGTCATCTGCTCAG AAGTCAGGCTGGTTGGAGGTTCTCGCTGCTCTGGGAGGTTAGAGATACTTGATGATCAGACgtgggtttcagtgtgtgctgctgcctttgaccagcaggatgcagaggttgtgtgtagagagctggactgtggggctcctgtacaggtgctgggagaagatgcttttggcaaaggagacgctcagatgtggacacaagagattcagtgcagaGGAAATGAGTCTCAGATTCACCTCTGTTCAACATCACCATCACACCAAAACAACTGTTCTTGTGAACACAACATTGCTTTGCTTTGTACTG ACAAAAGGAATGTGAAACTGGTTAATGGTACCAGTCGCTGTTCTGGTAGAGTGGAGGTTCTTCTTAGAGGtcagtggggaacagtgtgtggtGTTGGCTGGGATttggctgatgctgcagtggtgtgtagagagctggactgtggagaaCCTGTAGATGCTCTGGGTGATGCTCATTTTGGTCTGGGATCAGGACCAATCTTAATAAAAAATCCAATGTGTAATGGATTAGAGTCTACACTTAAGACATGTGGATCCATGCAGTCAAGCATTCATGATGATGAGTGTCTTGATAAGAGCGCTCAAGTCATTTGTTCAG AAGTCCGACTGGTTGGAGGTTCTCGCTGCTCTGGGAGGTTAGAGATACTTCATAATCAGACGTGGATGTCAGTGAgtgctgctgcctttgaccagcaggacgcagaggttgtgtgtagagagctggactgtggggctcctgtacaggtgctgggagaagatgctTTTGGAAAAGGAGACGCTCAGATGTGGACACACGAGATTCAGTGCAGAGGAAATGAGTCTCAGATTCACCTCTGCCCAAAATCAccatcacacaaacacaaccgTTCTCATTACAATGATGTTGGACTTATGTGTGCAg ATAATATGAGAGTGAGGTTGGTTGGTGGTAACAGTCCTTGTGCTGGTAGAGTGGAGATTCATCATAGAGGTCACTGGGGAACAGTGTGTCATGAGGACTGGGATATGACTGAagctgcagtggtgtgtagagagtTGGACTGTGGAGAACCTGTAGATGCTGTGGGTGACGCTTATTTTGGACAAGGATCAGGACCAATCTGGACACGTCTTATGTTATGTACTGGATCAGAATCAACGCTGAAGTACTGTGCATCAATACAATGGGGTTTTTATGACTGCGATCACTCTAAAGATGCGGGAGTCTTTTGTTCAG GTGTCAGGCTTGTTGGAGATTCTCGCTGTTCTGGAAGAGTGGAGGTTTTTCATGGGAACACCTGGAAttcagtgtgtgctgctgcctttgaccagcaggatgcagaggttgtgtgtagagagctggactgtggggctcctgtacaggtgctgggagaagatgcttttggcaaaggagacgctcagatgtggacacaagagattcagtgcagaGGAAATGAGTCTCGGATTCACCTCTGTCCAACAGCAccatcacacaaacacaactgTTCACATGATAATTACCAGGGGCTGCTCTGTGCTG GTGAAAAAAATGTGAGGTTGGTGGGTGGTAACAGTCGCTGTGCTGGTACAGTGGAGATTCATCATAGAGGtcagtggggaacagtgtgtcaTGATTTTTGGGATTcggctgatgctgcagtggtgtgtagagagctggactgtggagaaCCTGTAGATGCTCTGAGTGATGCTCATTTTGGACCAGGATCAGGACCAATTTGGGTGAATACTATTTTATGTGCTGGATCAGAGTCTACAGTGAAGAACTGTGGGTCATCAGGATGGAGCATACATGTCTGTACTCACAGTTTGGATGCCGGGGTCATCTGTTCAG GTCATAAACCTTCCAGACTTGTTAGTGGTTCTCACCTCTGCTCTGGGAGGTTAGAGATACTTGATGATCAGACgtgggtttcagtgtgtgctgctgcctttgaccagcaggatgcagaggttgtgtgtagagagctggactgtggggctcctgtacaggtgctgggagaagatgcttttggaaaaggagacgctcagatgtggacacaagagattcagtgcagaGGAAATGAATCTCAAATTTCATTCTGTTCAATATCACCATCACAGAAACACAACTGCACCAGTGACAATACTGTGGGCCTGATCTGTTCTG TTTACACAGAGGGCAAACTGATGAACGGTTCAGACTCTTGTTCTGGAAGAGTGGAGCTTCAGTTCCTCAGTAAGTGGGGCACAgtgtgtgatgcatgctgggatatgAGAGCTGCCAGTGTCCTCTGTAGGCAGCTGAATTGTGGGATTGCTGTGTCTGTTGTGGGATCAGACTGGTTTGGAGAAGGAAGTGGTGAAATCTGGGCTGATGTGTTTGATTGTGACGGGAATGAAACAAAACTCTCAGAATGTTCCATCTCTTCATGGAGTCGAGCTGAACGTTCACATAGACGAGATGTTGGAGTCATCTGCTCTGGTAAACTGGTTTGA
- the LOC127510388 gene encoding scavenger receptor cysteine-rich domain-containing group B protein-like isoform X2, translating to MAKKIHVSVRLVGGHSRCSGRVEVLHRGQWGTVCDDFWDLKDAAVVCRELNCGEPVDALGDAHFGQGSGPVWMSYVMCTGSESTLKNCGGLGWDKRNCDHTKDAGVICSEVRLVGGSRCSGRLEILDDQTWVSVCAAAFDQQDAEVVCRELDCGAPVQVLGEDAFGKGDAQMWTQEIQCRGNESQIHLCSTSPSHQNNCSCEHNIALLCTDKRNVKLVNGTSRCSGRVEVLLRGQWGTVCGVGWDLADAAVVCRELDCGEPVDALGDAHFGLGSGPILIKNPMCNGLESTLKTCGSMQSSIHDDECLDKSAQVICSEVRLVGGSRCSGRLEILHNQTWMSVSAAAFDQQDAEVVCRELDCGAPVQVLGEDAFGKGDAQMWTHEIQCRGNESQIHLCPKSPSHKHNRSHYNDVGLMCAGLSIFFNEVKSNLIPINGE from the exons ATGgcaaaaaaaa TCCATGTGTCTGTGAGGTTGGTTGGTGGTCACAGTCGCTGTTCTGGTAGAGTGGAGGTTCTTCATAGAGGtcagtggggaacagtgtgtgatgatTTCTGGGACCTTAAagatgctgcagtggtgtgtagagagctgaACTGTGGAGAACCTGTAGATGCTCTGGGTGATGCTCATTTTGGACAAGGATCAGGACCAGTCTGGATGAGTTATGTCATGTGTACTGGATCGGAATCTACACTGAAGAACTGTGGGGGATTGGGATGGGATAAACGCAACTGTGATCATACTAAAGATGCTGGGGTCATCTGCTCAG AAGTCAGGCTGGTTGGAGGTTCTCGCTGCTCTGGGAGGTTAGAGATACTTGATGATCAGACgtgggtttcagtgtgtgctgctgcctttgaccagcaggatgcagaggttgtgtgtagagagctggactgtggggctcctgtacaggtgctgggagaagatgcttttggcaaaggagacgctcagatgtggacacaagagattcagtgcagaGGAAATGAGTCTCAGATTCACCTCTGTTCAACATCACCATCACACCAAAACAACTGTTCTTGTGAACACAACATTGCTTTGCTTTGTACTG ACAAAAGGAATGTGAAACTGGTTAATGGTACCAGTCGCTGTTCTGGTAGAGTGGAGGTTCTTCTTAGAGGtcagtggggaacagtgtgtggtGTTGGCTGGGATttggctgatgctgcagtggtgtgtagagagctggactgtggagaaCCTGTAGATGCTCTGGGTGATGCTCATTTTGGTCTGGGATCAGGACCAATCTTAATAAAAAATCCAATGTGTAATGGATTAGAGTCTACACTTAAGACATGTGGATCCATGCAGTCAAGCATTCATGATGATGAGTGTCTTGATAAGAGCGCTCAAGTCATTTGTTCAG AAGTCCGACTGGTTGGAGGTTCTCGCTGCTCTGGGAGGTTAGAGATACTTCATAATCAGACGTGGATGTCAGTGAgtgctgctgcctttgaccagcaggacgcagaggttgtgtgtagagagctggactgtggggctcctgtacaggtgctgggagaagatgctTTTGGAAAAGGAGACGCTCAGATGTGGACACACGAGATTCAGTGCAGAGGAAATGAGTCTCAGATTCACCTCTGCCCAAAATCAccatcacacaaacacaaccgTTCTCATTACAATGATGTTGGACTTATGTGTGCAggtttgagcattttttttaatgaagtaaaatctaatttaattccCATAAATGGAGAATAA